In Zingiber officinale cultivar Zhangliang chromosome 9B, Zo_v1.1, whole genome shotgun sequence, the genomic window CTCCTGTTTGGCCTAACAATCTCAGTCGAACTTATCGCCCACTCAGGAAGTGACAACTTCGCAACGAGTTTAAGCCGTTTGAACCATGGTCAACAAATCAACCCTATGTGAGACCTAGTACTGCACTTATCATCGGTTTCACACCCATGACACGGGAATTATATTCAGTTTGTACAGGATGCTCGCCAAGCGGCTGAATTAGGCTTGCCCCCACCTGAAACACACCTCAATTATTGAGGTAGCAAGACAATAACCCTGGCACCTCTAGCCAATTGGTCATTCGATCTCCTGGACGGGACAGTTGGGAGGAGTAGTTGGCTAATAAAGGGAAAGAGTAGATAGaggaccaagaggaagagaacagGGAAAAATGCTACAATACATGAGGTCAACATGATTTCCAAAGGTCCTACTAACGAGGATTCCACTAGGGCTAGAAAGGCCCACGAACCTCGACTGAAGATCCATACAGTCTACTGTACTCCAGAATGAGCGGTGAGGCTCCAAATTAACTTTGGGCCCCAAGATTTGGAAGGAGTGGAGCTTCCTCATAAAGATGCTCTCATAATCAAAACAATCATTGCCAATAGCCGCATAGCTAGGGTTTTTGTGGACATTGGAAGCTTTGTTAATGTGATATTCAAAAGTGCTTTTGACAGGACAAGCTTCAACTTGTGGCCACCACCTTGTACAGGTTTACAGATAATGAGGTGTAGCCAATTGACCAGATTAAGTTGGTCATCTCCTTAGGCACTGAACCTCTTATGAGGACCAGGAGGGCATCTTCATAGTTGTAGACTCCCCCTCCTCCTATAATGTCATACTTGGGAGATTTGACCTGACCGGAGAAAAATGACCTTCTCCACTTTTCATTACAAAATAAAGTTCCCAGTAGAAAATTAGGTCAGTGAAGTAAGAGGGGAGCAACTAACTGCCCGATGATGTTATGTGGATATGGTGAAAATCGAGGCACAGAAGGCTCAGAAGATCCAAGATAGAGGGGTGTATGCCATCTAGGAAGAGCCTTTGTCCCTGACCGAGGAACCAATCCAACAAGAGGAAATACAATTACACCCTGACCTACCTGAAATCATCATAAGAGTAGCAGTCAACCTTCCACTCGAGATTAAGAAGTACCTGGTAGATTGCCTGATGTGTAATCGGGACATATTCGCCTGGTCCCCCAAGGAGCTGACAGGAGTAGTCCCCGCGGTGGAAAAACATAAGCTCCACCTTCTGTCGGATGTTAGGCCAGttaagcaaaagaaaagagatttATTTTCTAATCAGAATAAAATTATCTGAGCGAAGATAGACCCGCTCCTAAAAGCAGGATACGTCCGGAAAGTACAATTCCCTTCTTGACTTTCCAACATTGTCCTTCCAACTCTAATAACAGGTGGAAGGTCTGCATCAACTTATACGACCTCAATAAGGCCAACCCTATGGATTACTATCCACTTCCAAGGATCGACCAGATGGTGAATTCCACTTCAGGATGCGAGCGGATATGCATGCTAGACACTTATCAGGGATACCATCAAATTTCTCTCCCCTGAGACGATCAGGAAAATGTTAGTTTTATCACAGCTGATGACACTTTCTGTTATATAGTTATGTCGTTTGGATTAAGGAATGCAGGAGCCACCTATCAGTGGATAATGGACAAGATCTTTCGGAAGTAGATCGGGAGGAACATCGAAGTCTATGTaaatgacatcctcatcaagtccACCCTAGCCGCAAATCTCATTGCGGATGTAGAAGAAACTTGTAGTACTCTGCGACAATACGAGTTAAAATTGAACCCCCTAAAGTGTTTATTTAGAGCTAAAGGAGGGAAGTTTTTGGGATACCTAGTCATTGAGCGAGAGATTGAGTCCAATATGGAAAAAGTGCAAGCACTCTGAGATATGCAAGCTCCACGAAACCTCAGGGAGGCCCAGAAGCTAGTAGGGAGAATTATGACTCTCTCAAGATTTATATCCTGATCAGTTGATCGAACCCTCCCATTCTTTAAAATACTTCATCGAGCGGCCAAGTTCTAGTGGGATGAGGAGTGCAACAAGACCTTTGAGGAATTAAAACAACACTTGGAGACCTTgctgttagggtcgaaatatgctagaaggggggggggggggggaatagctcgtcgcactcGTCGTACTTTGCTTCTTGATGATGATATACAGtggaatgtacaagaaacaaaaatatatataacgcTAACacaatgatttacttggtatccacctcaagaagaggtgactaatccaaggatccacacgcgacacactctccactaatgaaatcactcctttacggtaactaccgaaggcgaagaagccttacaATGCTCTCAGTACAAGAGGAaagaaagagaagcaaatacaattgAAATCTCAGAAGATTTACACTGAAAACCCTAactctagtttcttcttcttgttgtagatcgcctcttgacttggacgtgcatcagcacttgcctccaagaaccttcaagaactggcggtgagagctcAGAGAAGTCGCTGTGTAGATCGGAGAAGAATCGGGCGAAGTAGTGCTGAAGAAGACGTtcgcaacggctttatccagcgccaacgctCGGATCCTAATCGATTGAgtgactctcaatcgattagggaggcaacggctttatccagcgccaacgctcggatcctaatcgattgaatgactctcaatcgattagggaggctttggatcgatcggttgatcaatccaaagtgcctctgtgctctctggataAAGATTTTCCGTTGAATTTGTTAgagggtaaaaaaaaattatttaataatatgacCGAATCAAACCAAGTTATTACTTGGACATAATAATTATTAGACTAAATCTTTTCCTTGTTTCAATTGACCATATCCTTAAATGCATTATAAATGATACCGCTTATATGGACAATAATCAACCAGTTTATTTTTATATCTTTCTAGTCAATTATTATTTCTTATTATTACGAAGATATACGAATTTTATCCAAGTAGTATCAGAATCATGATGAAAATAAAATCACGTGGGGAACCAAACCGAACCTTAACAAAAGAGATGGGGGAATCATGCATTGTTCTTATAAACTTTTTATTGTCTTCTAGTAGTCATATCAGGTCGGGGTGAATCATCAATAAAGCTCAGAGGGCTGATGCCCAGAGACCACAAcaaaagaatttttaacataGTATGGTATCCCTTGGTCATGGATCTATAATTTTCAACCTTCAAGTAAAGAATAATCCAAAAAATTGCAAATGAGAATAGAAACGGAAATTCCTTTAAGAATGAAGGCAGAAATGATTTCATGAATACCATACTGGAATATGAATAATTTATAGAGAAATTTTCTCCTCTACGTCGTAACCCTATATATTTACTCTCTCCTCTGGATTGTGGCCACATCAGATACGGAGCATGGACTAGATCGTGGGTTGCAAACTTCGGAAAGTACTGTTGTATCACCGTTCGCAGGATttgttgataaaaaaatataaaagcgTGGGTTGATTACCTCATGTTAATGGATTTTCATGAGaacctaaaatatttttttcaggaGCATGTCGTGATGAAAAATCATAGATCTATATAATACTTCGGTTGAACGATTTGTAAAAACAACAGAGTGGTCGTTGATTCCAGCTCCCATGTGCTTCATTCATCTCTatgataattattaattattattgtaaATGGTCAATATATAAAGAGAGATATGTTAGACGCTGAATTTTTAACCAAGATCTCATTATAATATTCCATATAACTACCGCACCGCTACCAGTACGCAATTGAAATAGTCGTGATGGTAAAATACCAGGTACTCAATTGAAATAGTCGTGATGGTAAAAAAAGGATAAATATGTTCGTCTTCGGTACTCCGTCAATTCGTTCTAtgatcaatacggaggaggtaaatcataagtaactattagtctttggaataatgattaTCACATAAAGGAGATATTTACTTCggttttaccgagattcgaaccctagacctcatgatgacaacaccttATGCACTAGCCACTAGACTCGATGGGACTAAAAACTGTATGGGTAAATTTTTTATAATGATTGACACCATCGCTGAAACGACCCCTTATCAGAAACCCTCGAAGGGATTTTTAGATGAACGATACCAATTAATTAATAAGAGCTTACATAATAAATATTTGAACCTGACACCTCAATCAAAAGGTATAACGTTATAATGAGAAGACCCCTTATTCGATTGCCGCAATTGAAATAATCGTGTATCATACGCTGGGCACCGCGCGTCCGTGAATAAACTAAATTGCAGCGCACACTGCACGCTGTTGGTATCTTCTTATTTTCAACCTCTTACAATTGTGCCGCGTGCTATAGATAGCATAATAGCTACCAAAATTCAAATTTGTTGCCGTGTaactctatttttaatttttttttttaactagctTGATCCATACAAACAGTGTGCCCACTCGCGTTGACAGGATCGTAGTATGTTTATTTAAGTCACTCGATGGCTGATATATTGCGGAAAAGTATTAAAATTACTGATAAACTAAATAGATAGGTCAGGCAGCGACGACGGCTATCTTCATGCCGGCCTGGCAGTGGCCTGCGATGCTGCAGATGAAGTAGTTGCTGCCTCTGGCGAGGGTGATGCGGTCGTTGCCGGAAGCGTAAGTCCTGGAGCCGCGCGGCGCCGAGCAGCCGTTGTAGCCGGCCGCGCTCACCGCCACCACGTTGTGCACCGAGGGGCTGTACCTGAACACTGCACGCAATGCACCTCTCATACATAAACAATCGTCTTTAACCAGAAAATTAACTCGGCATGCAAAAAAGTTTACGACTGATCGATGCGTTGCGTGCTTACCGAGGACGTCGCCGGCGCGGAAGCGCTTCCCGCGGGTCCAGCTGGCCATGTTGAAGGTCCAGCCGCCGCTGTCGCCGACGGTGTAGGTAGCTGCGTCGACAGCGTGAGCAAGGAGGAGGCAGAGTAGTAAGGCCAGCCCGAGGGCGGCGGTAGCTCCGCTGGCACTGCCACTTCCCTGAGCCATGTGCCTCCTAAAGATCGACTTCTACTAGAAGAGGGAAGAGATGTTTACTCGACTCTGTTGGATGAAAGTGAGAAGGAAAAGGTCGATTATATAGAGGGAAGGGAATGGTCAGATAGAGAGGTAGTGGGGTGGGGGGAAGAAAGGTTAATGGAGTTAGAATGGAAATTGCAGCGAGAAGTCGTTGAGGGTGTTAAATTTGTAGTAACTGCAATTGAAATCGACCAACCACTCGCCTACCCAGACTGAGCTCACTCTCTTACCTCTCTCACGGAATTCATTACTCGGACAAGAGAGTCAGAGCAGTCTCTGTTTTCTGTTCTCTGCCGAGCACCAAAGTCAGTGGTGCCCTTAAACTGGAATCCTACCGGCTGATCAACCGATTAAATGGGAAGGAAGGCGttttagtttgtgtttttttctAGCTTCTTTTGACCACAGCTCGCGCCTCTAAACAATCGAACTGCTGCCGTGAAAGCAGACTTTACGCGAAATTGTGTGGAACTCCCCTCTAGATTTCCCTTCGCAAGCGTATGCACGCCGCTGCTTCAATTCTTTTTCTCCACGAACTGCCCCACGCTGACGCAGGGAGAACCGAAGGCACGGCGCTTTTTGAGGTAATGGGACCGAAAGCTCGATCGGTTGTTCTGCTTAATTTGCGCCTGAAACAAACAGCCCCAACCAACATCCCCTTCTTCCTTTTGCTATTTAATGCACCCTCCATTTTCAACTTACGTGATGTGGGATGAAATCTGCATGATCTCATTCAATTGCTTAATTTCCAATTTTTTCACGGAGTTTCGTTAATTCTCTGGTTTGTTCCTCGTCAAAGCTTTCTTAATTAATGACCAACTGTCTGAGTTTGTATTATTagattaatataatttatttattttcataatgATATGTTGTTCACTTGGTCTGTGTCTTTTTCTTTTAAGGTTATCCATATGGTTTGATCTTGATCATGACTCTAATATAATTATTATTGTTgaaccaataaaatttacatATCTCTGTAATCAAATGTCACTTTAAATCTAAGTCCTCGTATATTTATTTTGAGTTGTAATTAAAAAGTCTTATACCAAGTTATCTTCTATTTTATAATCTCATAATTTATTTTACTAAAAGAAAATTATAGTggaataaataaattcaatttgTATCACACCTAGACTTTGCAGAAGGATGATGTTTTATTCTTGGGATAAAATTTACTAAGTTCAGCTTTTGTTAGTTGGATCAAAATTAATAGGGTAAAGTAGATGATCTTGACTTGAGAAACAACCCAGCAAATAAAATGATGGATGAAGAACTATTATCCGGAATGAAGTAGAATGGATTGTTTCTTTCCTTTAAAGTTTTCATGATTGGTTGTATGATTGTTGGTTGTTGAGTATGTTAAATGTCTGTATCAAATTGAACTCTCTTGTTAAAGTTTCATGCATTAGTTTCAAATTGATTAATGCTCACAGCATGTTTATTGAAATGCCTCAACCAATTGTGTTATTTTAGTTGATGcaatttctttagtttaattcAATGCAATGATGGTTAGTTTAGTGATTTCAGTTTCCAAGATGTTTAGTTTTCATTCGAATGCAATTAGGATAAATTAGCTTAGGTTTCATTACATACCCTAGTTTCATTCTATGTTTAATTTCGTTGATACTTTACTTTATGTCGTCTTTTATTTTCTacaattgtagttaggttagacttaactttcattacttgtattgtctttcatttactagattaggtttcattcaatgctttgctatttcattccttagtttaattatgTTGATGGTGAAATCcataacgtagagtgacaatgcgttgtaaattaattgttggcacttagattttatttcagcattagattagtttcctacttgctTTGCTTCTCATTTGTTAAGTTTATAATCAAAACCCAAAACCCTCATTTCcatatcaaaaattcaaaaaacagAAATAACAAACAATCCTATATTACCGTCCTATCGTTGCATTCGTTGGGAAACGAcctgagtcatttctatactGCATTAATGTAGTTAGAGGGGTTCAAtacttaaattcttttgatattttttcaTGACAAAAAAATGATCTTATCAAAATTAGCGTCGTTGCCGGAGATgaggagaaagaaagaagaaagaggaTGGCGGACGGGAGATGGTGTCGCATCCTAGcaacgaagaagaagagcagatgCTCTGTTACTGTGTTGTCACTTCTCTTGAGAAGTTTTTTAATGGGTCGCCGGATCCAGATTGAGGAAGTAGATCCATTAGGGATTGAATCCGGATTCATTAAGAACAAGATTGAGTTTCAAATTGGGCTTTTGGATGAGTAGACTTAGAAGTGTACGCTTGAGGGATGGGCTATTGGGCTTGAACACAATTGACTCTTCAAATTAACTCATGCTCAACCCTAGCATTGGGTCTAATTGATTTGTCTCCTCTCATGTCCATGACTCCTCTTTAATTCCCTACAAAATCATaataaaaacatgagattaaatTCGATAATTTGTAGAAAATTTGCTATTAAGTCCAAAATGAATTCTTACTCACAACACATaatataaacacaaaattaaGCATGCGAGAAAGTAAAAATGCCAAGAATAAGAGCCCCAAGAATagataaaaatgctagttatcagtgTCCTATGCGCGTACCTTGCCCGTAAGGATGGGCAACCCTTTATAGGGTTGTCGTCGACGCTCACGTGCTCCACTTGTCCCTCGATCCTTGCGTTCATTGCCCACATACCTTGAAGTAATTGGCCATTTATTTCAGAATTTATAGATATGTTTCCCATGTCTTTCAAGGATAACAACTACATTGTCTGGGTCTTCAGTAAGTAATAGCTTATTTTCTTTAATTATCATAAACACATATCTTGAAGTTCCTCCAAGATATGCCCAAGTCTAGAGAGGTTTCGGAGTTGAGAATCAGGAATCCGGAACCGGGAATCTAAGTCGGGGGTTGAGGATTGAGAGTTAGGAATCTAGAGCCAAGAACCTAAGTCGGGATTCGGGGGTTAAGAGTCCAAACCGCTTGGAGAGCTATTTtgtcttgactttgactgtcactCTAGCAAGACTATTGACCATTCCGGCCACGTAGCTCCAATGATTATCCTTGTATCACTAATCTCCCTTTCAAATCTAGTCAAACGATGTGATGACTTGACTGACTGGATTGTGGTGTGTAGCAGGGATGGCGACGTTGCCAAATGCAAATCCCCTATGTGATTTGAGTGAGGTTATGCATTTAATTGTTGTCATGCCTATTAAATGCACTGCTTGCTTTATTAGCCTCAATTTCTGAACAGGGTGAGATGCTGCATCTCCGAAGTTGTATCATATTAATGGAATGTGACCTGTAGCAGAGAAGACTGAGGGTCATCCTCAGTATGATGATTGCCTAAAGTTGATATGATCCATACGCATGATCGAACGACCGATAATACTTCTTGCTTCTAGGAAACCCCCATCCAACGATCATGGCCCATAAAATAGGGATATAAATTAGGTTATAGCGAAGGCTACTGTCACATTGTGCAACCCTTGTTCATATGTACGCTGTTCtccgtcttcttcttctttgagcTTTCTGTGTTCTTGTCTCTAAGTAAATGACTCATCTTTTGGCTACCTATTGTTCATTAATTCACTCTTAACCTCCCCTCTTTCTCTACTAGCGTCTGTAATATGGTATGGGCCCTATGATGGTTGTGGGATCTTCGTCTACTCCATGGTATAGGTTTGTGGAGTCAAGCTTTAGTTGTGGTGTGCTAGATCAATTAAGGATCACCTATAAGTTTTCGGTCGATCATAGTCTAATACTTCTCGACTAGAACGACTGTCTTGACcattgatgcggtgatgatgaggggcctCACCCCGCGGAGGATAGCAGCCatagtggaggtcaaagtcaagacggtcaacatGCAGATAGCATCGGTCGGTCGGGCGAGCACACTCGACTAGGGGGAGAAGGTCCCGATCTGATTCCGCCTTCAACATAGGGAGTTGTTAAACGACCGACGCCCAAATGACCAGCTCGACATTGGCAGAGTGGAACTTCGGCCGAGCGGACGAGACGCAAGAACAGTGGAGTTACGGCCGAGCGGACGAGATGTACATACAACGGAGTTACGACCAAGCGGATGGGATACAAGGGTAGCCAAATTCTGACCGAGTGACCAACCAGCTCGGCCTAACAGTACACTCCCTCTaatatccatcgacatccttttgggagttggtgccgccGACGCCGTGCATGGACAACCAGAAGattgtacgacggaagcttccactgtcacttcagagatatgcttggcccattaaggtactatgtcagggacactttactgacaagttttTTCAGGAAAAATTTTAGGAAACATGCTCGCCTTGGGGAGCATGCACGCGTGCTAtagaagctctatataaaggggggtccaagcatcgataGAGGTACGCAATTCGCGATTAACACTGTTCTCGCTACTAttcattcttgttgctccgctttctACTTCATTGCtcgtgactgacttgagcgtcggagagccaacGTCAGAGACCCCTTCCTTGGCTTGGCATTGACGTAATATGTGTTGCAGGTCAGAGCAGGATCTATAGGCGGTCAGCGGGAGTGCCACATCACCAcctttccatctcatcgactttcggacaggatcatatttggcgccgtctgtgggaacttaaccTGCATCCGAGTTGAGAAGATGGAGGATGTTGGACGACTCACAATTGTGGCGCTTACCAAAGAGGAGCTCGACAAGATCGTGCAAGCCTGAGCGACGAAGATGTTCGAGCAGCAACAACAGCAGACACTAGCTGATCGACTAGTACAACAACCGGCGACATCGGTAGCAGGAGGGCGAGCGGGATTGGAAGACTGACCGGAACTAGTTTCCATATGGGGGTAGAATAGAGGTCTGACTGACACGCAGGAAGTGCTGCCCACGCCCATCCCATTTCATCACGCCTTGTTTCAAACCCCCTCAGAGATAGCTTAGGTGAACTAGGAAAGGGGGTCATCTTCGGACGACGCTCCCGTTCGGGATGTGCGGAAAGGAAAGGCGCCTAAAAGTCACGcttcacccgagcggatcaacctgTAGTTCTTCGGTAGTAcagattccggtttatttttatattcggataataaattaagagaatcattagctaaatttatttccgTAGAATATCTttctttagttttggatctaaatgcacatttgaagatttttgtaaagaatctcttaatctatgtgttaaacgtgttcctaggactacacttactcatacaattaaaaaattagtaaaacaaggaaaaagaatttaattgatgaatttagtaaattagataataaagtttctttatgttccgatatttggagtgataatTGGCAAACATATTCGTATATGAGTGTGACTTGttattggatcgataactcttggaacctccaaaaaaattgttagc contains:
- the LOC122024422 gene encoding basic blue protein-like codes for the protein MAQGSGSASGATAALGLALLLCLLLAHAVDAATYTVGDSGGWTFNMASWTRGKRFRAGDVLVFRYSPSVHNVVAVSAAGYNGCSAPRGSRTYASGNDRITLARGSNYFICSIAGHCQAGMKIAVVAA